In Mucilaginibacter sp. KACC 22063, the genomic stretch AGTCGATAATTACCTGGTCAAAGTCGTCACCACCTAAGTGCGTATCACCGTCAGTTGATTTTACTTCGAACACGCCATCGCCAAGTTCAAGCACTGACACGTCATGCGTACCACCACCGCAGTCAAATACCACAATTTTCATGTCTTTGTGGGCTTTGTCAAGGCCATAAGCCAGGGCAGCAGCGGTAGGTTCGTTAATGATACGTTTTACAGTTAAGCCTGCAATTTCGCCTGCTTCTTTAGTGGCCTGGCGTTGTGCATCATTAAAGTAAGCTGGTACGGTAATAACCGCTTCAGTAACTTCAGTTCCTAAGAAATCCTCAGCAGTTTTCTTCATTTTCTGAAGGATCATTGCAGAAATTTCTTGCGGAGTATATTTGCGGTCGCCGATCTCAACACGTGGTGTGTTGTTATCGCCTTTAACCACGTCATATGGTACGCGTTCAGCCTCTTTAGTAACCTCGTTAAACTGGTTACCCATGAAGCGTTTAATAGAGTAGATTGTTTTTTTAGGGTTAGTGATAGATTGGCGCTTAGCAGGGTCACCCACCTTACGTTCGCCGTTATCAACAAAAGCAACTACCGATGGGGTGGTGCGTTTACCCTCGCTGTTGGCAATAACTACAGGCTCGTTACCTTCCATTACAGCCACGCAGGAGTTTGTTGTTCCTAAGTCGATTCCAATGATTTTAGACATATGATTGATATTTTCCTTTATTATTAAATAAGTTCCTGCTCTTATTTAACAAGGGTTGTGCCAACTTAAAAATGGCAGAAAATAATTAACAGGAATGACATAAAGTGGGTTATATGTGTATAATAACATGCGTTTAGTCAGTACTAAATGAGATTACGGTGACAGGTTGACAGCATCCTACTGTTTTTGCATCTCTATCTTAAATACCTCTTTACCCATGTGACCGGAAAGAACTTTTGTTCCAGCCGCTTTGCCTGGCAGCAACTGTGCAGTCAGCGTATCATGCATGAACTCCGGCCAATGCCATATTACCTGGATCAGGTTATTGGATTTATTGTAAGTATAGTTCCCAATAAAACGGCGGCGGTAATCATTATAATCCATAACAAAGTCATTATCATCTTTATCAATATAAATCCGGGTTAAGACACTGTCGCGGGATGATTTGGGCCGGGGAACCAAAGCATTATTTAATTTAAGCAATTTTACCGTATAACTGCCTGTATACTCAGGATAAAATAATGGCATTCGGTTGATGATAACAAGCGCAAACGGAATGACCACTATCGAAGCTCGGGCAACCGCTTTAGCCCACTGGTTTTTAAATATGAACACAGGCAGCGTACCCGGCTCTGCAAAGAAAAATTGCGACAAGCGATCATACTCAAGCAGCAGTAAGTAAACGCATGCAAGCGTAAGTAAGATGGTATAAATGCTTACCACAGGCCCAAAATCATAATAATAGTTAAGCAGAATGATGTTCAGTAAAATTGGCAGTAAAAAAATGGTTCCGAACAAACGTGTGCGACGAAATACAATTAGCAAGCCTGCTGCCATTTGTAATATAGCAATGATAACGGTGTAACTATAGTGTTTGCCAAAGAAAGCCCACATCAGTGTCGAGCCTTCTATCTCATTAAACGGAAGATCGAGCATGCCCAACGGCACCCGGAACTGTGCATGAAAAATCTTACCCAAACCGATATCAAACATATCCAACCCGATAAAATAACGGATAAGCGCTTCCCAAAATGCAAATTGCCGTTTGTTGATATCGCATGTGTATTTTGAATTTTGCCGCCACCTGAAAGCATACAAGATGCTAAGCAGTAAAAATGCCACGCCCACTGTAATAAACAGAATGTTAGGAATAAATGCTAAATACCGGCGCGATATGCGAATTGTTACAATTGCGCCAATAATGCCGGCAACAACACATGCTAATTGATTTTTGAAAAAAGTGCTTTGATAACTCATATTGGATTTCAGTTTTATCCAATATTATGTATATGAACAGGGCTTGTCGTTCGGTATTATAAACCCGTACCGATTTGTTTTATAGTAAGCCGATCTGAAAGCGTAGCCGACTGTTTAATATACTGGCTTGGCGACAAGCCGGTTGCTTTTTTAAAAGCAGTATTAAAAGTGGTTTTAGAGTTAAAACCTGCATGATATGCAATGCCTAAAATATTAAGATGATTGTGTTTGCCAGACAGCATCAATTGTTTAGCCTCCTCTACCCGGTAGCCGTTTACGAACTGAAAAAAATTAACGCCGATCACCTCATTAAGCAGGTAAGACAGGTCATGTATAGAAAGGTCCATTGCTTGTGCTAACTGCGGAAGGTTTAGTTCGTTATCGAGATAGAACTTTTCGATCTGCATTAGTTGCTGCAGGCGTAACTTTAATTGCAACGCTTCCTCTGAAGTAAACCGGGTCTTAACGGTCCGGCTATTTTCATTCACTTCTTCAATAACCAATTGTATCCCCTCAATATCGGCGCTTACGAAAGGATAAATCTCTTTTTGGGCAAGCGAATAGTAGATAATCAGCAAACTACCCGACAAATAAACCATCGGTGATAATAGTGGATGTACATAAATATGTAATGCCACATTGATAACGAATAGTATCACCATGGCGCCAATTGCATACATCATGTATTTTAACCAGTCGAGGCTTACAGGTTCAATATTTGAATTAATATGGCGAATATTTTTTTGATGACGATAAAGTATTAACAATGACAGAGCCCAATAGGCCAACAACTGAAACCGAGCGGTTAACCCGAAGAATGTAGCAACAAGTACGCCCATGCTGTGCGTTAACAACCAACTGTGCGTGCCTGGCAATAATATAGTGGGGGCCATATAAAGTACAAACAAGGCAAATGGCAAAAAACGCCATAGCTGCTTTACCTTAAAACTATTTCCTGGCGTGGTGAATTGTAAAACCGCAAGATATAATGCAGGTGCCATTGCAAACCTTGTCATCTCACTGGCGCCTATTAAGCGGTAATGGCGCTCATGCCAGCCTGCTAAGAACAACATTTCATTCAACGCCATGCCGGCAACAGCCACATAAAATATACTAAGCCATCTATTCCCAATCACATTTACTTTCAGCGGATTAAAAAAAGCAATAAAAGCCTGCAGGAAGAAGGTTACGCAGATAATACCGCAAATGACAGCTTGGATAGGCATTTTATACAGATAAGCTTAAAGCTAATCAAATCATTTTAAAAAATAAAAGCCCCGCTCAAAACTGAGCGGGGCTTTTAACAGTATCGCGTAATTACAATTACTCGCCTTTTTCTGCCTGATCTTCTTTGTTAGAAACCTCGTCAGCAGCTGGTGTTTCAGTTGCAGGAGTTTCTTCAGCAGGGTTTTCAGCAACAACTGCTTCATCAGCAGGCGTTACCTCAGCAGTTGCAGCTTCAGCAGTTTTGCCTTTGCCAGCACCACCACGACGACGGGTAGCTTTCTTAGCAGGAGCAGCAGCAGTATCTTTACCGTAAACGGTATTGTAATCTACTAATTCGATAAGTGCCATTTCGGCGTTGTCACCTAAACGGTTTTCTAATTTGATGATACGGGTGTAACCACCTGGGCGGTTAGCAACTTTTTCAGCAATCTCGCGGAACAATACAGTTACAGCATCTTTGCTTTGCAGGTAGCTGAATACGGTACGGCGTGAGTGTGTAGTATCGTTTTTAGCTTTTGTGATGATCGGCTCAACATAAACGCGTAAAGCTTTTGCTTTTGCTAACGTTGTAGTAATACGTTTGTGTTCGATCAAAGAAGAAGCCATGTTAGCAAGCATTGCCTTGCGGTGGCTGTCGGTACGACCTAAGTGGTTGTGTTTTTTACCGTGTCTCATTTTGTTTGTTGTTGTGGCACGTGCATACCGTTGGGCGGCGTTACCGTCAAGCCCTCGGAATTACGCTGTTGTTTGTAAATAGAACCAAGAGTCAGGAATCAAGATTCAAGATGTCCTGTTTCTTGTCTCTTGGCTCTTGGTTCGTTATAAAATTATTCCTCGTCCAGTTTGTATTTAGCCAGGTTCATACCAAAAGACAAGCCTTTTGATTTAACCAGATCCTGAATCTCTGTTAATGATTTTTTACCGAAGTTTCTGAATTTTAACATATCAGCAACATCGTAAGAAACCAGATCAGCCAAGCTGCGGATATCAGCTGCTTTTAAGCAGTTAAGCGCACGCACTGAAAGGTCAAGATCAACCAGTTCGGTTTTAAGGATCTTGCGCATGTGCAGGATTTCCTCATCAACTTCTTTGGTTTCTTCTTTAGCCTGAGCCTCAAGCATCATGTTTTCGTCTGAGAACAACATGAAGTGCTGGATAAGGATCTTAGCCGCTTCTTTCAATGCATTTTCAGGGTGGATAGAACCATCAGTAACAATATCCAGAACTAATTTTTCATAGTCCGTTTTTTGTTCTACACGATAGTTTTCAATGGTATACTTTACATTCTTTATCGGAGTGTAAATAGAGTCGATGGCGATAACGCCAACCATTGCATCCGGGTTTTTATTTTCTTCACTTGCAACGTAACCACGGCCTTTGTTAACAGTAAGCTCAACTTCAAGCGTTACTGATGAGTCCATGTTACAAAGAACAAGCTCAGGGTTTAATACGGTAAAGTTGTTTGAAAACTTGGTGATGTCACCAGCTTTAAAAGTATCCTGACCATTGATGATGACAAATATTTTCTCAGAATCACCAGAATTTCCGGTTTTTTTGAAACGAACTTGTTTCAGGTTCAGGATAATTTCGGTAACGTCTTCAACAACGCCTTTGATGGTTGAAAACTCATGCGTTACTCCTGAAATACGTACAGAAGTGATAGCATAACCCTCCAGTGATGAAAGTAAGATACGACGTAAAGCATTACCAATGGTAACACCGAAACCTGGCTCTAACGGACGGAATTCAAAAGTACCATCAAAGTCAGTTGACTTCTGCATGATTACCTTGTCTGGTTTTTGAAATGCTAAAATTGCCATTTATATCCTTTTGATTTTTGTTTGTTAATTAGACTTGAGATGTGAGATATGAGATTTGAGATTATAATCTGAAATCGGAAGTACCCACATCATTTTTGAATTTA encodes the following:
- a CDS encoding helix-turn-helix domain-containing protein — translated: MPIQAVICGIICVTFFLQAFIAFFNPLKVNVIGNRWLSIFYVAVAGMALNEMLFLAGWHERHYRLIGASEMTRFAMAPALYLAVLQFTTPGNSFKVKQLWRFLPFALFVLYMAPTILLPGTHSWLLTHSMGVLVATFFGLTARFQLLAYWALSLLILYRHQKNIRHINSNIEPVSLDWLKYMMYAIGAMVILFVINVALHIYVHPLLSPMVYLSGSLLIIYYSLAQKEIYPFVSADIEGIQLVIEEVNENSRTVKTRFTSEEALQLKLRLQQLMQIEKFYLDNELNLPQLAQAMDLSIHDLSYLLNEVIGVNFFQFVNGYRVEEAKQLMLSGKHNHLNILGIAYHAGFNSKTTFNTAFKKATGLSPSQYIKQSATLSDRLTIKQIGTGL
- the rplQ gene encoding 50S ribosomal protein L17 is translated as MRHGKKHNHLGRTDSHRKAMLANMASSLIEHKRITTTLAKAKALRVYVEPIITKAKNDTTHSRRTVFSYLQSKDAVTVLFREIAEKVANRPGGYTRIIKLENRLGDNAEMALIELVDYNTVYGKDTAAAPAKKATRRRGGAGKGKTAEAATAEVTPADEAVVAENPAEETPATETPAADEVSNKEDQAEKGE
- a CDS encoding DNA-directed RNA polymerase subunit alpha, whose amino-acid sequence is MAILAFQKPDKVIMQKSTDFDGTFEFRPLEPGFGVTIGNALRRILLSSLEGYAITSVRISGVTHEFSTIKGVVEDVTEIILNLKQVRFKKTGNSGDSEKIFVIINGQDTFKAGDITKFSNNFTVLNPELVLCNMDSSVTLEVELTVNKGRGYVASEENKNPDAMVGVIAIDSIYTPIKNVKYTIENYRVEQKTDYEKLVLDIVTDGSIHPENALKEAAKILIQHFMLFSDENMMLEAQAKEETKEVDEEILHMRKILKTELVDLDLSVRALNCLKAADIRSLADLVSYDVADMLKFRNFGKKSLTEIQDLVKSKGLSFGMNLAKYKLDEE